One genomic region from Chthonomonas calidirosea T49 encodes:
- a CDS encoding isocitrate dehydrogenase (NAD(+)), with amino-acid sequence MKHTITLIPGDGIGPEVTEAAVRVVEAAGVECEWERMEAGAEVVAKYGTPVPDEVIHSILKNRVALKGPITTPVGVGFPSANVTLRKRLNLYANVRPARTIPGVPSRYDHVDLVIIRENSEDLYSGLEHIVVPGVVESLKIITEAASLRIGRYAFEYAKSHGRRKVTAVHKANIMKLADGLFLECLRRISREFPEIEYEEMIVDATCMNMVMRPERFDVMVMENLYGDILSDLASGLIGGLGFAGSANIGEGGIALFEAVHGSAPDIAGRHIANPIALILSAVMMLRHLGEQAAANRIENAVMKVMAEGKVRTRDMGGDATTDQITDAIIAAL; translated from the coding sequence GTGAAACATACGATAACCCTTATCCCCGGCGATGGCATTGGGCCTGAAGTCACTGAGGCCGCCGTACGTGTGGTAGAGGCTGCCGGAGTGGAATGCGAATGGGAGCGCATGGAGGCCGGCGCTGAGGTGGTCGCGAAATATGGCACACCGGTGCCCGACGAAGTCATTCATTCCATTCTCAAGAACCGAGTTGCCCTTAAAGGGCCGATCACCACCCCGGTAGGCGTGGGCTTTCCCAGCGCCAATGTCACTCTACGTAAACGGCTCAATCTCTACGCCAATGTGCGACCCGCACGCACCATTCCGGGCGTCCCATCGCGCTACGATCACGTAGACCTTGTGATCATCCGTGAAAACAGTGAAGACCTCTACTCTGGTCTTGAACACATTGTGGTGCCCGGGGTGGTGGAGAGCCTTAAGATCATCACCGAGGCGGCTAGCCTGCGCATTGGGCGCTATGCCTTCGAATATGCCAAAAGCCACGGTCGCCGCAAGGTTACTGCGGTGCATAAAGCGAATATCATGAAACTCGCCGACGGCCTCTTCCTCGAATGTCTCCGGCGCATCTCACGTGAGTTTCCTGAAATTGAATACGAGGAGATGATCGTAGATGCGACCTGCATGAACATGGTGATGCGGCCGGAGCGTTTCGACGTGATGGTCATGGAAAATCTCTATGGGGATATCCTCTCCGACCTTGCCTCTGGGCTCATCGGCGGCCTTGGGTTTGCCGGTTCAGCCAATATTGGCGAAGGTGGCATCGCCCTCTTCGAGGCTGTACACGGCTCTGCTCCCGACATCGCCGGCCGCCATATCGCCAACCCGATCGCCCTTATCCTTTCCGCGGTCATGATGCTTCGCCATCTCGGGGAACAGGCGGCTGCTAACCGTATCGAAAACGCTGTTATGAAAGTGATGGCGGAAGGAAAAGTGCGCACGCGCGATATGGGTGGCGACGCCACCACCGACCAGATCACCGATGCGATTATCGCTGCGCTTTGA
- a CDS encoding ABC transporter permease: METTEASRLREPLLNWRRLLLARESSVVIVLVLLCIALIFSPARDTFYSRQNIQNMLLQIALLAIFSIGETLVIITAGIDLSLGSLIAFSGMVLAMTATHLPPTIAVPTAIVVALAVSLLIGAVHALLIGKLRLPAFVVTLASLTILRSQAQLMNGQLPVPISKYPFLINLANGQLFKGTLFAVPIPAVLLLIIAIAAHFILTRTRVGRYLYSLGGNEQATRLSGVNILGVLLFAYCASAFLGGVAGILYAGYGQQGDPQNGLGYELNAVAAAVIGGANLMGGEGSVIGTVLGACLLQMILSAINLTINNPTLWQGTVVGGVLLVAVLVTAIQQRKSRS, encoded by the coding sequence ATGGAGACGACCGAAGCATCACGTTTACGCGAGCCCCTGCTTAACTGGCGCCGCCTCTTACTTGCAAGAGAGAGCAGCGTGGTTATTGTGTTGGTGCTGCTGTGTATCGCGCTTATCTTCTCGCCCGCGCGCGATACCTTCTACAGTCGCCAAAACATCCAAAACATGCTGCTACAGATCGCCCTCTTAGCGATCTTCTCTATCGGGGAGACGTTGGTCATCATCACTGCGGGCATAGACCTCTCGCTAGGCTCTCTTATCGCCTTTAGCGGCATGGTGTTGGCCATGACGGCAACGCATTTGCCACCCACCATTGCCGTGCCAACGGCGATTGTGGTGGCACTTGCTGTTTCCCTGCTAATAGGAGCGGTTCACGCTTTGCTGATAGGGAAGCTGCGCTTACCGGCCTTCGTGGTGACTCTGGCCTCTCTTACGATATTGAGGAGTCAGGCGCAATTAATGAACGGCCAGCTACCGGTGCCCATTTCAAAATATCCGTTTCTCATCAATTTGGCAAACGGGCAGCTGTTTAAAGGCACCCTCTTTGCCGTGCCGATCCCTGCGGTGTTGCTGCTGATCATCGCCATTGCAGCACACTTCATTCTCACCCGTACCCGCGTAGGGCGCTATCTCTATAGCCTTGGAGGTAACGAACAGGCCACAAGGCTCTCCGGAGTAAATATTCTTGGTGTCCTTCTCTTTGCCTACTGCGCGAGCGCTTTTTTGGGAGGGGTGGCTGGGATCCTCTATGCTGGTTACGGGCAGCAAGGCGACCCTCAAAACGGGCTTGGCTATGAGCTTAACGCTGTGGCAGCTGCCGTTATCGGCGGGGCTAACCTTATGGGTGGAGAAGGGAGCGTGATAGGGACAGTGCTTGGTGCCTGTCTTCTGCAGATGATTCTAAGCGCTATCAACCTCACGATCAATAACCCTACCCTATGGCAGGGAACGGTCGTGGGCGGGGTTTTGTTGGTTGCCGTGCTTGTTACGGCCATACAACAACGCAAGAGTCGCTCCTGA
- a CDS encoding sugar-binding protein: MSKTLRFLGRWTSVFLVLPLLCFTGCGTNGPKYMLITNGVSPFWDAMVKGMQEEAKQLHVNADWRGPNPSENTVQIQMFNDALAAHVDGIGLSAIDPNGITPTINKAVDSGLPVICFDSDAPNSKRLAYLGTNNYEAGYIAGKAALKLFPHGGKLVAFVGTMSQDNARQRYNGFLDAIKGSNVQFIAPPYQDNQDKGMARSNVQDAITRYMSKGLNGLVGLYSYNGPAIIAALQAQNLRSKFKVICFDGDPATLKGLQQGMVDLTVVQKPFQFGRLSIELLNLLHQNHNNVDSALHQMMPELESLGMKVDMQKHTIDTGVTVVTPENAESFINDLHAHGLSST, translated from the coding sequence ATGTCAAAAACGTTGCGGTTTTTGGGGCGCTGGACGTCCGTTTTCCTTGTGTTGCCTCTATTATGCTTCACAGGGTGCGGGACGAACGGCCCTAAATACATGCTGATCACCAATGGCGTCTCCCCTTTCTGGGATGCCATGGTTAAGGGGATGCAGGAGGAGGCAAAGCAGCTACATGTCAATGCGGACTGGCGGGGGCCGAACCCTTCGGAAAATACCGTTCAGATCCAGATGTTCAACGACGCATTGGCCGCCCATGTGGATGGAATCGGCCTTTCTGCCATAGATCCCAACGGGATTACGCCCACCATCAACAAAGCGGTGGATTCCGGGTTGCCCGTTATCTGCTTCGACTCGGACGCACCCAACAGCAAGCGGCTTGCTTACCTAGGAACGAACAACTACGAGGCCGGTTACATCGCTGGCAAAGCCGCCCTCAAGCTGTTCCCGCACGGCGGCAAACTGGTGGCTTTCGTTGGTACCATGAGCCAAGATAACGCTCGCCAGCGTTACAACGGCTTTCTTGATGCCATCAAAGGCAGCAACGTGCAGTTCATCGCTCCACCCTATCAGGATAATCAGGATAAAGGAATGGCGCGCTCCAACGTTCAGGATGCGATCACCCGTTATATGAGCAAGGGACTTAACGGGCTGGTAGGGCTTTACTCTTACAACGGCCCCGCCATCATTGCAGCCCTGCAAGCACAGAATTTGCGCAGTAAGTTCAAAGTGATCTGCTTCGATGGAGACCCGGCCACGTTGAAAGGGCTACAGCAGGGCATGGTAGACCTCACAGTGGTGCAAAAACCGTTTCAGTTTGGGCGTCTCTCCATTGAGCTGCTGAACCTTTTACATCAGAACCACAATAACGTGGATTCCGCGCTGCATCAGATGATGCCCGAATTGGAGAGTTTGGGCATGAAAGTGGACATGCAAAAGCATACCATTGACACAGGTGTTACCGTGGTAACTCCGGAGAATGCAGAGTCCTTTATCAACGATCTGCATGCCCATGGGCTTTCATCAACTTAG
- a CDS encoding sugar phosphate isomerase/epimerase family protein, which yields METLKPQVAVQLIVFGEKARNDIEGTLREVAAAGYTAFEGGHLFAMYGEARMRSLLDTLHLGVSGAHFGYGEYTDDSKVEGIISYAKALGIENVMCSGVAAGTVEGYLASAKRFNEVGRRLADEGIAFNYHNHDWEFKDLGGGTTGMQILAQETDPHLVRFNLDVFWLYYAGQNPAAFIREHAQRAGYFHFKDGRRCVGADGKITPEFLELGRGEVPLEEAYAAAQEVGARWIVVEQDRSQLPPLEAITVSRNYLRERFGI from the coding sequence GTGGAGACTTTAAAGCCTCAAGTAGCTGTACAGCTTATTGTCTTCGGAGAGAAAGCGCGAAATGACATCGAAGGAACACTGCGAGAGGTAGCTGCTGCCGGCTACACAGCCTTCGAGGGTGGTCACCTTTTTGCCATGTACGGCGAGGCGCGTATGCGAAGCCTGCTCGATACCTTGCACCTTGGCGTGTCGGGAGCGCATTTTGGCTATGGAGAGTATACAGACGATTCCAAGGTTGAAGGTATCATTTCCTACGCCAAGGCGCTTGGCATCGAAAACGTGATGTGTTCAGGGGTGGCCGCCGGCACGGTAGAGGGTTATCTTGCCTCTGCCAAGCGCTTCAATGAAGTTGGACGACGTTTGGCCGATGAGGGGATCGCTTTCAACTACCATAACCATGATTGGGAGTTTAAGGACCTCGGTGGGGGTACAACAGGCATGCAGATACTCGCCCAAGAGACCGATCCCCATCTCGTTCGTTTTAATCTCGACGTCTTCTGGCTTTACTATGCCGGGCAAAACCCAGCAGCGTTCATTCGCGAGCACGCCCAGCGTGCCGGCTATTTCCATTTCAAGGATGGACGGCGTTGCGTTGGAGCTGATGGAAAGATCACACCGGAGTTTCTAGAGCTTGGGAGGGGAGAGGTTCCTCTTGAGGAGGCCTATGCGGCGGCCCAAGAGGTGGGCGCTCGCTGGATTGTCGTTGAGCAAGATCGGTCGCAACTCCCTCCCCTAGAGGCGATCACGGTTAGTCGCAACTACCTGAGGGAGCGCTTCGGGATCTGA